A genome region from Myroides fluvii includes the following:
- a CDS encoding MraY family glycosyltransferase, whose product MEYILLVAILFIAELVYFKIADKYNIIDKPNERSSHTQITLRGGGVVFYFGALAFFIYSGFAYPYFFLGLTAITIISFLDDIFTLSNKIRLLIHLISVLLMFYQWDLFSLSWMWILPALIGVIGTINAYNFMDGINGITAWYSMVVLALLALVNTDVHFVDENLIMFVMLGAAVFAFFNFRNKAKAFAGDVGSVCMAFIVVFLLGQLIITTGNFIYILFLVVYGIDTVWTIVRRLLKKENIFQAHRSHLYQYLSNEAGINKLYVAFAYGVIQYLIGTSVISLTQESTTVQIGVSIGILVVLSGGYLLLKRNIIHKYVEPKN is encoded by the coding sequence ATGGAATACATTCTACTAGTAGCAATACTATTTATTGCCGAATTAGTGTACTTTAAAATTGCAGATAAGTACAACATTATAGATAAACCCAATGAGCGAAGCTCGCATACCCAAATTACCTTAAGAGGAGGGGGCGTAGTTTTTTACTTCGGAGCTTTAGCCTTCTTTATCTATTCGGGGTTTGCGTATCCGTACTTCTTTTTGGGATTAACCGCTATTACGATTATTAGTTTTTTAGATGATATTTTTACCCTATCCAATAAAATACGCCTGCTGATTCATTTGATTTCGGTGCTCTTGATGTTTTATCAATGGGATTTATTTTCGCTGTCATGGATGTGGATTCTACCTGCGTTAATTGGCGTAATAGGAACAATCAACGCCTATAACTTCATGGACGGTATCAACGGAATTACCGCTTGGTATAGCATGGTTGTATTGGCTTTGTTAGCTTTGGTAAATACCGATGTACACTTTGTAGATGAAAACCTAATTATGTTTGTTATGCTAGGTGCTGCAGTATTTGCATTCTTTAACTTTAGAAATAAGGCAAAAGCTTTTGCAGGTGATGTAGGAAGTGTTTGTATGGCCTTTATTGTGGTATTCTTGTTAGGGCAGCTGATTATTACTACTGGAAATTTTATTTATATTCTCTTCTTAGTGGTTTATGGTATCGATACCGTTTGGACTATCGTTAGACGATTACTAAAAAAAGAAAATATCTTTCAGGCGCATCGTTCTCACTTATACCAATATTTGAGTAATGAAGCGGGCATCAATAAGTTATATGTTGCTTTTGCTTATGGAGTTATTCAATATCTAATCGGTACTTCCGTAATTTCATTAACGCAAGAATCAACAACGGTACAGATAGGAGTAAGTATTGGAATTTTAGTGGTATTAAGCGGTGGATATTTACTATTGAAGCGCAATATCATTCACAAATATGTAGAGCCTAAAAACTAG
- a CDS encoding glycosyltransferase family 4 protein, protein MNSIIVHAWTLFKVEDEYFIPYTHWVYLNEIVKYYDEVWLMSPVKVVKDLNKGFISLNDFTNLYINELPYSSGYIDTIKYFPFYYNAYKKLSKTCNRVYTRYPGPFGWLQMFFFEKENRIIHYVGDPVDTIVNNPNLSSLKKSLYRMFFKPEDFMFKLASKKATVYTNGHHIAKKLSKKGIVATPMISTTLNNEDFYFINKTLNLSSPKFIYVGYLRKAKGVDTVLKAFNLIQKKTNGATLTIVGTGESEKELKKLVQVEDIKNVVFTGHVDQRKELNELLRGHDVFVFGSLSEGSPRVILEAMANGLAVVSTPVGSLPSTFVDKEEILFAEFNSPKDFANKMNDMCNNKFYNELRENSFNKVKTYTIESFLKKIFKNA, encoded by the coding sequence ATGAATAGTATTATAGTTCATGCTTGGACACTGTTTAAGGTTGAGGATGAGTATTTTATACCTTATACACATTGGGTTTATCTTAATGAAATCGTCAAATATTATGATGAAGTTTGGCTAATGTCTCCTGTAAAAGTAGTAAAGGATTTAAATAAAGGGTTTATAAGCTTAAACGATTTTACTAATCTCTATATTAATGAATTACCCTATAGTAGTGGATACATTGATACAATTAAATATTTTCCTTTTTACTATAATGCCTATAAAAAATTATCTAAAACATGTAATAGAGTTTATACTAGATATCCAGGACCTTTTGGCTGGTTACAAATGTTTTTTTTTGAAAAAGAAAATAGAATTATTCATTATGTTGGAGATCCTGTAGATACGATTGTTAATAATCCCAATTTAAGTTCTTTAAAGAAGTCGTTGTACAGAATGTTTTTTAAACCTGAAGATTTTATGTTCAAATTAGCTTCAAAAAAAGCAACTGTTTATACTAATGGTCATCATATTGCTAAAAAATTGAGTAAAAAGGGGATAGTTGCAACTCCAATGATTTCTACAACGTTAAATAACGAGGATTTTTATTTTATAAATAAAACGTTAAATTTAAGTTCTCCAAAGTTTATTTATGTTGGTTATTTACGCAAAGCAAAAGGTGTAGACACTGTATTAAAGGCTTTTAATTTGATTCAAAAGAAGACAAATGGAGCAACTTTAACTATAGTTGGTACTGGTGAAAGTGAGAAAGAACTTAAGAAATTAGTCCAAGTGGAAGACATAAAAAATGTTGTTTTTACAGGTCATGTAGATCAACGAAAAGAATTAAATGAGTTATTAAGAGGACATGATGTTTTTGTTTTTGGTTCTTTATCAGAAGGTTCTCCGAGAGTTATACTTGAAGCAATGGCTAATGGGTTAGCTGTTGTTAGTACGCCTGTTGGTAGTTTACCTTCAACTTTTGTGGATAAAGAAGAAATCTTATTTGCAGAATTTAATAGTCCAAAAGATTTTGCAAATAAAATGAATGATATGTGTAATAATAAGTTTTATAATGAATTACGAGAGAATTCTTTTAATAAAGTAAAGACATATACAATAGAAAGTTTTTTAAAAAAAATATTTAAGAATGCATAA
- a CDS encoding glycosyltransferase family 2 protein — MKVSIITPVYNAERFLRETAESVINQTYQDWEWILVNDCSTDDSWSIMQELADKDNRIKIFSNSENLKSGKTRNFAIKQAIGRYIAFLDADDKWHVDKLAIQIPFMMQNDYYFSHTSYGYLDELGNKIKSTLHVSKEVDYQHLLKRTEISCLTAVYDAEKIGKFYMSEHARKQDYALWLSILKSGVKSYGIDKELAYYRQVKNSATSSKHKLILKHIDFLKDTQGFGTIKAMYYTGYWMINGFIRYFIK, encoded by the coding sequence ATGAAAGTATCAATAATAACTCCAGTCTATAATGCAGAACGATTTCTAAGAGAAACTGCAGAATCCGTTATCAATCAAACATACCAAGATTGGGAATGGATTTTGGTAAACGATTGTTCAACTGATGATTCTTGGAGTATTATGCAAGAATTGGCCGATAAAGATAATCGTATCAAAATATTTTCAAATAGCGAGAATTTAAAGTCTGGAAAAACAAGAAACTTTGCGATAAAACAAGCAATAGGTAGGTATATTGCCTTTCTTGATGCGGATGATAAGTGGCATGTAGATAAACTTGCAATACAGATTCCGTTTATGATGCAAAATGATTATTATTTCTCTCATACATCTTATGGATATTTAGATGAATTGGGGAATAAGATAAAATCTACACTTCATGTTAGTAAAGAAGTTGATTATCAGCACTTGCTAAAACGTACGGAGATCAGTTGTTTGACAGCGGTATACGATGCAGAAAAAATAGGCAAGTTTTATATGTCTGAGCATGCAAGAAAACAAGATTATGCTTTGTGGTTATCAATTTTAAAAAGTGGTGTAAAATCTTACGGTATAGACAAAGAGTTAGCCTATTATAGACAGGTTAAAAACTCAGCGACAAGTAGTAAGCATAAACTTATTCTAAAGCATATTGATTTTTTAAAAGATACACAAGGTTTTGGAACTATTAAAGCCATGTATTATACAGGTTATTGGATGATTAATGGTTTTATACGTTATTTTATAAAATAA
- the tnpA gene encoding IS66 family insertion sequence element accessory protein TnpA, whose amino-acid sequence MSKQEIMYSHVEDWQISGLTQSKYCESVGIKLATFSYWVVKFKSETERECSSNFIAIGKTPKTEGKEYEIVYPNGVKLHVETKDLSELYSLVNLV is encoded by the coding sequence ATGAGCAAACAAGAAATTATGTACTCTCATGTAGAGGATTGGCAAATAAGTGGATTAACACAATCCAAGTATTGTGAAAGTGTTGGAATTAAGTTAGCGACATTTAGTTATTGGGTAGTAAAGTTTAAGAGTGAAACAGAGCGAGAATGCTCAAGTAACTTTATAGCAATAGGTAAAACACCTAAAACAGAAGGTAAAGAATACGAAATTGTATACCCTAATGGAGTGAAACTTCATGTAGAAACAAAAGACTTAAGTGAACTCTATTCATTAGTAAACCTTGTGTAA
- a CDS encoding PglD-related sugar-binding protein → MKKIMIYGKGGHGKVVEDTIYQINQAIEVAYFDDTSNPYRADYEPEAKVIIGIGNNEVRQRISTEVKHAFDTVIHPTAYVSPSAEIGEGTVVLANAVVQANAKVGKHCIINANVTIDHDAIIEDFVCTYPASYVAGFARVTALQTLKPGQVVWKSEVF, encoded by the coding sequence ATGAAAAAGATAATGATTTACGGAAAAGGAGGCCATGGTAAGGTTGTAGAAGATACAATCTATCAGATTAATCAAGCAATTGAGGTAGCTTATTTTGATGACACAAGTAATCCGTATCGTGCAGATTATGAACCAGAAGCCAAAGTAATTATTGGTATTGGAAATAATGAAGTACGCCAAAGAATCTCTACGGAAGTAAAACATGCCTTTGATACAGTTATTCACCCAACGGCTTATGTATCCCCTTCTGCTGAAATTGGAGAAGGCACAGTGGTATTAGCTAATGCTGTAGTACAAGCCAATGCGAAAGTAGGGAAACATTGTATCATCAATGCCAATGTAACAATCGATCACGATGCGATTATAGAAGATTTTGTATGTACGTATCCTGCATCATATGTAGCAGGATTTGCTCGTGTCACGGCCTTACAAACATTAAAACCAGGACAAGTGGTTTGGAAATCGGAAGTATTTTAG
- the tnpB gene encoding IS66 family insertion sequence element accessory protein TnpB (TnpB, as the term is used for proteins encoded by IS66 family insertion elements, is considered an accessory protein, since TnpC, encoded by a neighboring gene, is a DDE family transposase.) translates to MFSLSSSHQFYLYKSACDMRKSFDSLCGLVQNELNQVAHNGSVYVFINRRCNQMKLLHWETGGFVLYHKRLEQGTFAFPIHNRTQISWSDLVLMIEGIQVIKSSQKRRFSMR, encoded by the coding sequence ATGTTTAGTCTGAGTAGTAGTCATCAATTCTACTTGTATAAATCAGCTTGTGATATGCGCAAGAGTTTCGATAGTCTATGTGGTCTTGTTCAAAACGAGCTTAATCAAGTCGCTCATAATGGAAGTGTCTACGTGTTTATTAATCGTCGATGTAATCAGATGAAACTCTTACACTGGGAAACAGGTGGTTTTGTGTTATATCACAAGCGATTAGAACAAGGTACTTTTGCTTTTCCTATTCATAATCGGACTCAAATCAGTTGGAGTGATTTGGTACTTATGATTGAAGGAATACAAGTGATAAAAAGTAGTCAAAAAAGGCGGTTTTCCATGAGATAA
- a CDS encoding acyltransferase gives MHKVSIIYSWFVRSVLFFFPNIPVIMRFRGFLYSLMMKECGRNFQVAADVYFSTLTGIRIGDNVYIAPRNTIIALNLEIQNDVIIGPNCVISGGNHQYDGHSFRFAKSKIDSVVIEQGAWVSGNCTIVAGSILPKGSILAGGAVLTKKFDVPNSIYAGVPAKFIKNHIS, from the coding sequence ATGCATAAAGTTTCAATTATATATTCTTGGTTTGTAAGAAGTGTATTGTTTTTCTTTCCAAATATACCTGTCATTATGAGGTTTAGAGGATTTCTCTATTCCTTAATGATGAAAGAATGTGGGAGAAATTTTCAAGTAGCGGCAGATGTCTATTTTAGTACTTTAACTGGAATTAGGATTGGTGATAATGTTTATATTGCTCCCCGTAATACAATTATTGCATTAAACCTTGAGATTCAGAATGATGTAATTATTGGACCAAATTGTGTTATTTCTGGAGGTAATCATCAATATGATGGGCATTCATTTAGATTTGCTAAATCAAAAATTGATTCGGTTGTAATCGAGCAAGGTGCGTGGGTATCGGGTAATTGTACAATTGTTGCTGGATCTATTTTGCCAAAAGGATCTATTTTGGCAGGAGGGGCTGTGTTGACTAAAAAGTTTGATGTGCCTAATTCTATTTATGCAGGAGTACCTGCAAAATTTATAAAGAATCATATTTCATGA